The Thermococcus sp. 4557 genomic sequence GGTCGCGCGGGATTTTTTCGATGGACAGAACCCCGGTCAGGCTCGTCCTTCCATCGAAGGCCCCTGAGATCTGCGCTATGTCGCCCGCCTTCACGAAGGGCAGGTCTGCGGAGACGCTGACGAAGGGCCCGAACTCGTGGAGGAGCCACCCAACGTCTTCAACATAACCCTTTCCCGGTGTTTCTACGAAGGGAATTCCCTCGCGGAGGCACAGCTCCTTAGTCTTCGGCGTGTTCCGGGAGAGGGCAACGGTTGTTTCACCGACATTTTCCGCCTCATGGTAGATGCGGAGGATCATTGGCACTCCGCCGACCATTAAAACTGGTTTTTCTCGTCCCATTCTGCTCGAACGCCCACCGGCCATGATGACTATCATCGGAACCCCCTCTTAACTCATCTGCCAGACCACCACAATTCCCAGGAGCGCTCCAGCCCGCGTTATCTCCGCCACAGCCCCAATGCAGTCACCGTTAAGCCCGCCAAAGTTCTTCAGCGAGATGTGAATAACGTAAGCCCCAGTCAAGGGGCCAGTGAGGGACGCTAAGGAGCGTGGTTCGGTGTAAGCTATTGGGATGAGCAAGAGGAAGTAAAGGGCCGTTCCAAGAACCAGTTGCTTTCGATTCACCCGCTCCATGAAGTACGCTCCGAGTCCCTGACCGAGGGGCTTCTTCGTCGCTAGAGCGAGGAGCATGGCGAACTTGGAGTTCAGCTCCGCCAGGAAGAGGGCATAGAAAGGAACGAGCTGGAGGGAATAGACCTGGAGGAAAAGAACCATCACGACCGCAAAAACTCCCGCTATCCCGGTGTTCAGATCCTTCATTGCCTTAATCTTCCTCTCGCGGTCGCCCTTGGCCATTATCCCGTCCGCCCAGTCCGCCAGGCCGTCGAGGTGGAGGAGCCCTATCGTGAAGTATAGAGCAAGAAGGGCCAAAACGTTCCCGAGGGGAAGGTTAAGGTAGAGAACCGCGGTTGGAAGGGCCGAGCTTAGGAGGGCAACCAGTGGGAGTGCCCAGAGCTCTCCCCGGGCCTTCTCGAAGTCTCCCCTAACCGGCAGTCTGGTGAAAAAGGGAACGAGGTTCTTCATGGCTGCTCCCCCTCTGATTCGAAGAGTCTCGTCATACAGCCCGCTATGAAGCCGCCGACCGCGTCGTCGAGGAACGGTGGGAGCTCCGCCAAAATCCCCGGTTTCCGCGTGTCGTAGTAGAAGAAGTTGAAGAGAGCCATCTTGCCGCCGATTAGCTCGGCTATGGAAATCCCAATCAGCTCGTCGGCCACTAAATTGACCGGATCGCCCTCAACCTTGAAGTTCTCCTCAAGCAGGAACGCCGCCGTTAGGAGTGCCTGGACGTTGATGTCACCAAGATAGTGGAGCATCAGCTCCCTAAGTTTCTCCCGAACTTCTTCTCGTTCGTCACCGATGTAAAGTTCCAGCGCGGTGTCGAGCATCGCGTCGAGTGTTATCCCCTTTGATTCGAGAATCTGAAAGAACTCCACCATACCCTTTTCCACCGTTTCAGTCTTCAACCACCAAACCTATAAACCCTCTGGACTTTTTATCCATTATGCTCTTAAGGCTGGAGAACCTCAAAAGGGTGGGCGAGCTTTACATAAACCCGACCAACCTCAAGGTCGCCCCGTTAGCCCTTCGCGACTGGAGGGACTTTCTAAGTCTGGATGAGAGGACCTACGGGGTCTATGCGAGAACGATATACAACCCCCAGGAGCGTTTTCTGGTGGTAAATTCAGATGATATGGGCCCTTTAATGAGACTGGAGGCTCTCTACTGGGAGTTTCTGATGGAGGCGGAGTACTTTTGCGGCACCGAGAATCTGGACTATCAGCTCCGGATCGGGGAGTTTGATGGCCTTCCCTTCGCCAACGGCTGGGTCGGTTCGGGAGTGGTGCTCGTAGGGGAGGCACCGGGAAGGAGGGGCTGCGGGAAGACGGGGATATGCTTCTACCGCGACGCATCGGGAATGCTCCTGAGGAAGACCCTCTTCAGCCTCGGCATTAACCCCGACTTCCTCTACATAACCAACGTCCTCAAGTGTAACCCTCCGCAAAACAGGCTCCGTGGAGTCCCTGAGGGGGCCTATGAACTGCTCGCAATGGAGATCGAGGCGATTAAGCCAGGGGCCATCTTCGCCATTGGCAGAACCGCCGAGAAGACCCTCAAAGAGCTTGGATTCGAGGTTGAGTACTTAAAACACCCGGCCTGGTACGTGCGCCGGGGCCTGAGGGAACCGAGTGAGGAGATACTCGCCGAGTACGCTAAAATCAGGGAGGCCATGGGAGAATGGAGGTCCTAATCGTTTTTCTCCTTGCGCTCCTCTGGGACCTGCTCCTCGGCGAGCCGCCGGCGTTAGTCCACCCCGTCGTCTGGTTCGGACGGTTAGTGGGGTTTTTTGACGGACGCTGGGAGCGAAAAGGTCCTCTTCCCGACTTCTTAGCCGGAACACTGGCCGCTCTGGTCGCCCTCCTCTTTGCCATTGCCCTCTCGCTCCTTCCGTTCTACCTACCCTTCCCGCTCAACTATGCTTTGGCCGTTTACCTCCTCAAGAGCTCCTTTGCGATAAAGAGCCTCCACGAGCACGTTTCGAGAACCGTAACTGAGAACATCGAGGAAAAGAGGAATGCCGTCTCGATGATAGTGAGCAGGGATACAAAGAGCCTTGACGAGGCGCACCTCAACTCGGCAGCGATAGAGAGCCTCGCCGAGAACCTGAACGACTCTGTTGTGGCTCCCCTTTTCTACTTCCTCCTCTTTGGCCTCCCGGGAGCTCTGCTCTACCGTGCCGCTAACACGCTCGACGCGATGCTCGGTTACCGGAACGAGCGCTACGAGTTCTTCGGCAAGTTCTCGGCGAGGTTCGACGACCTCCTCAACTTCGTCCCGGCCCGCTTGACGGTTCTCCTCTACCTCCCGTTCGGCGGACGGAGGGTTTTGAAGTATTACCGCCTCGCGAGGTTCAAGCTCAACTCCGACAAGCCGATGGCTGCCATGAGCGCCCTCCTCGGCGTCTGGCTAGAGAAGCCCGGCGTGTATCATTTTCCCGGCAGAGCTCCGGAGAACAACGATATACGGAAGGCCCTGAAGGTTTACTGGTTAGTCGTTGCCGAATGGGTGATTATCGTCTCTCTACTCCTTGCAACGGAGGTGTTTCCATGCTTGAACCCGTGAAGTTCTCAACTTACCACGGCGGGAGCAGGGAAGAAGGTCTGCTCGACTTCTCGGCCTCGCTGAATCCCTATCCGCCCGAGTGGCTCGAGGAGATGTTCCGGAGGGCAAAGGAGATAAGCACCCGCTACTCCTACTATGAGAGGCTTGAGAAGGAACTGGCCGAGCTAGTCGGTGAACCCCTGACGGTAACGGCTGGAATCACCGAGGCGCTCTACCTCCTCGGAATACTCGCGCTCCGTGGGAGGAAGGTGGTAATCCCCCGCCATACATACGGCGAGTACGAGAGGGCTGCGAGGATTTTTGGAGCGGAGGTCATTAAAGGCCCGAACGAGCCTGAAAAGCTCGCGGAGCTTGTTGGGAGAGACTCGGTGGTTTTCTTCTGCAACCCCAACAACCCCGACGGGAGGTTTTATAGAATTAAGGAGCTCAAACCCCTCCTCGATGCGGTTGAGGAGGGAAAAGCCCTCCTTGTCCTCGATGAGGCTTTCATAGACTTTGTGGAGAGACCTGAAAGCCCGGAAGGAGGAAACATCGTCAGGCTTAGAACCTTCACCAAGAGCTACGGTCTGCCGGGAATAAGGGTCGGCTACGTCCTGGGCTTTCCAGAGGCGTTTAGGAGTGTTAGAATGCCGTGGAGCATAGGTTCAGTGGGTCTGGCCTTCCTTGAATTCCTAATCAAGGACGGCTTCGAACACCTGAGGAAAACGATGCCCCAAATCTGGCGTGAGAAGAAAAGGCTGGAACAGGCCCTCGACGTGAAAAGCGACGCCAACTTCTTCATCAAGCGCGTTGGTGATGCAGGGGAAGCCGTGGAGAGACTTAAAGAACGTGGAATCCTCGTCAGGAGCTGTGAGAGCTTCGGCCTGCCCGAGTTCGTTCGCTTTTCGGTTAGAAAGCCGGAGGAGAATGATATTTTAATTGCAGGGTTCAGGCGTGTTTTAAACGGCCTTTGACAGTGCGTGCTGTGGAAACACGAGGGCAACGGTTAAATAATTCTGTGGACTATGTAGGATACGGGACACAACAAAGAATGGTGTCTCCGTTGAGAAAATACATATCCTCCGCGCTGATCCTCCTGCTCACCCTGCTCCTGATAGCATCGATAAACCAGATACCTACAAGGCTTTACGGCACCCCTGAAAGGATCTCTGCAGGCAATGGCTCCGGAATCGCCGGCGTTGAGAACCTTTTGGGGGTGAGCACTCCCGAGCAGTCCACAGAGAAATCGGCGATGAAAAACGGTACCCTTGACCTCTCCCGGTTCTACCCATGGCTGAACGGCAGTTCCCGTGGGGCATCCCCGAGAAACGTCTCCTTCAATCTTAGTAATGAGTACAACAACATGAGCTATCCTTTCAACTCCAGCGGCACGGGTATTCTCACAGAGCCCGAGTCCATAGATCTCCGCAGGAACAGCTTCTGCAGGGGAGACACCAAGAGAATCGTCATGACCGTGAGCGGGGCAGCCCACACCGCGTACCTCAGGGGCGGTGTCTATGCCACGTACCTGAACGGAACGTGGTATCGCCTGAACGAGACCCCCGTGACTGAAAACCGGGGCGTGCTGCCGCTCCCCACCGTAGAGCACACGAAGGTGTCTGACAACATCACGGTGGTTCTGGCGTCCCCGATAATCACGGGCAACCTTCTGACCGCCCTTTATACTGAAGAAGTAAGCGCGCCGGGTGATCTGAGATACTACCCTGAAAGCCACCTGTTCGGAACCTCCGGGGTCGTCTGGAACTATTCCTTCAAGACCGTGCATTATATATTCCCGGATACCGCCCTGGAGGGAGCGAAAACCACTGTTTCTACTCAGTACCTCCAGACTCCGAACGTGAGTGAGAGGGTCTTGGAGCTAGCCCGCAACATAACCGAGGGAATCGAAGGTGACTACCTGAAGGCGAGGGCGATAGAGAGCTATCTTCGCACGCACTACGAATTTGACATGAACGCGCCCCCCGCCCCCGAAGGTATCGACCCCCTCGAATGGTTTCTGTTTCATTCGAAGAGAGGGGTCTGCATTGACTTCAACACGGCCTTCGTGGTTCTGGCCAGACTGAACGGAATCCCCGCGAGGCTGGTTACGGGATATCTGATAAAAGAAACCCCCGCCGAGCAGGCTGTGCATCCGATACAGGCCCACGCGTGGGCGGAGGTGCCCTTTGAGGGTATTGGATGGGTTACGTTTGATGCCACTGCACCCGCGGGCGGCCTCTTGGGACAGGGCAACGAAACCGCGGGGGTGGGCGAATCGCAGAAACCGGAGAACCAGAGCCTTCCCGGTCCGGATTTCGACATCCTGATCAAGCCGGACCCCGTTGTCACCGATGTCAACAGGTCTTTTCAGGTCTACGTCACCGTGATTCCTCGTGGCCTTGGAGAAGTAAACGGTTGCAAACCGGAACTTAGCGTCAAAATTAGCATGGATGGATTGTATTCGGTCAGCTCCACGATTGCGCCGAACATCACGAAACCATTCCGCATGAGTGGAATTCCAGAGCCGGGCACGTATCATCCAACGGTCAAAGTCACCCTCTCGTACTGCGGTACCGTGAGCGGGACGAAATCGAAAACGTTCACCGTTATAGTTCGGGGCGGGAAGTTCTCACTGACGGCAGAACCTGAAAACCTCACCCTCGTGACGGGGGAGCTCGGCAGGTTAAAGATATACGTCACGGGAGACGGGTACTTTGGGAGGGTTGACCTGAACGTCGAGTATCCAGGCAGGTACAGGCTCCTGAAGGAGTCGGGAATCCCCGACTTTGAATCCGACCTCCTCTTAACGGCACCCTCGAGGCCAGGTGACTACACCGTCAAAATAACCGGAACCTCAGGCGACACAGCGGTCGTCCTTCAGGTCCCACTGCGAGTTCTCGGGCGCACCCGGACAAGGATAACGGATTATCCGGTTGAGATACTAAAGAACCAGCCCTTCTGGGTGAACGGAACCGTAACCGACGAGAACGGAGGGCCCGTTGACGGCCCGGTGTACGTGACCCTCAACGAGAGCAAGGCCTCCCCAGGTGTGGTGGTCGGTAGGGGCGCCTCTGTAAACGGACGCTTCAGCATTGAGTGCTCCGCTCCTTATGACCTTCCCCCTGGAAACTATCAGATAGTGGCCCACTTCGAGGGAAACGATTACTACCTCCCGTCCAACAGCGACCCTGGGGTAATCGTCAGGGACAGAACAGCTATTCAGGTTGAGGGGCAGATAGTGACGAAGACCGGGAAGTTCGAACTCGGGGGAAAGCTCGTTGATTCCGCAGGGAACGGCGTTCCCAACGCCACGATTGGGGTCAGCCTGGATGGAACCTTTCACATCAACGTTACCACAGATTCCGCAGGCGTCTTCACGGTCCCCCTGCTTCTGGAAACGCCTGGGGAACATCATGTTCTAATATCGTACGGGGGAAGCAGGTACTATCTGGGTGCGGAGGCGACGGTAAACATCACCGCGGTCGAGCTCAATGCAACCGTTCCTGATAGGTGGATAATAGGCTGGAACGTCACGATCAACGGCTCGATTCTGGGCGTCGACTCCGGCAGCGTGTCCCTTTCGACCCCCATGGGCCGTTTCACCAGTGTCCTGAAAGGGGGACGCTTTAACTTTACAGTTCCAGTAAACGTTTCCCCGGGGATTTACAACGTTTTCTTTGCCTACGAAGACGTTCTTCTGGAGAACATCCCCGTGACAATTGCCTCCCCCACCAACATAACCGTGGAATTCGGCGAGATGCGGGAGGGGGAGAACGCCACGATCGCGGTCAGGCTCGTGGATGCGTTCGGCAATCCTGTCCCTGGAAGGATTGTCACCCTCAACCTCTTCGGCAACCACAGCGCCAGGACGGACATGAACGGCACTGCCCGCTTCACGGTTCGGCCGAGTGAAAGCGGGGGGCATAGGGCCAGTGCGGTCTTTGAAGGGGACAAGTTTTACCTTCCATCTACCGCTGAGTTCGAGGTTTCCGTGGCCGGACGGCCGCCTTACACCCTTATCCTCACGGGACTCATCATGCTGCCCGTCGGAGTGCTCGTCTACCGGAGGCGGGAGGATATCGCGGCGCTTAAGATTGGAATTACCTCCGCACTCAGGGGGCTGAAAAAAAGGCGCTACTCCCCAATCCTTCATCCCGACAGAAGGCCGCCGGTTTACGGCGAGGGCGAGAAAATCACCGTCACGAGCGATGTTCCCGTTGAGCTTTTCGTCGACGGCAAGCCCGCTGGAACTGGGAATAGATTCGAACTGGTGTTGCCCCGGGGGGTTCACGAACTTCTCGCAAAGGGGGAGAGAGTTAAGGGATGGCTCAAAGTGTGGGTTGTGGACTACAGGGAGGAGATAATGAGGCTCTACGACAGATGCTTCCTCGAACTCGCCAGGAGAAAGGGACTGGGAGGCAGGGACCTCGCCCCGGAGGAACTCGCCCACAGACTGCGGGGCGAATACGACTGGAACGACTTGAAGACCGTCACGTACCTTTTCGAGGTCGCCAGGTACAGCCTCTACCCTGTTGGAATGAGGGAGTTCATGGAGTTCTACCGGTCTCTGTCCCGACTGGTGGGAGGTGACTGCTATGAGAAAGATTGATACCTCTCTGATTCTCTATCCCATCCTCATGGTGCTCGTCTATGCCCTTTCGGGATATCCCCTCCTGAGCGGATACCTGGGGGACTTTGTGGCAAGCATCGAGGTGCTCCTGCTGTTTTTCCTCCTCTCCCGGCTCTCGCTTCTGCTCCCCGATTACGGGGAAGTTGCCTCCAAACTCTTTAAGGGGGCGGGTTTTGCACTCGCGTTCTATCTCCTCCCCTCCGAACCGTACACCAGCTGGGAATTTCAGCTCCCCCTGGCCCTTCTCGCCGCGGGGATTACCATGGCCAGCGTTGCGCCGGAGCTCCCGGAGATCCTGGGGCTTCTAACCCGGGGCTTTGGGGTGGCCATCGCCTTCTACGCCCTCTACACCTTCAGCGGTCAGCTGGTCAGGGGGTACATTATAGCCCCCGCGTTCCTCTATGCCGCGGCGGCATCGGTGGTCGTGTACGCACTCGTTGCCGTTGAACGCTCCGGCCTGATAGGAAGCCGTTTCGTGGAGAGAAACGCCGCCGGAATCATACTGCTCTTTGTACTCCTGGGGCTGTACGCCGGGCTCAGGCCCTACATGCTTGAGAACTACCCAAGGTACGTGTTTTACCTGGAGTGGGGGACGATAGGCTTCGCAACCCTGCTGGCAGCGATGGCCGTGCAGAACCACCTCTCTGCGGCGAACCTCGAGAACTATCTAGTGGGAGAATGGAAAAAGCACAGTATGGAGATATCCATAGCCGGGGACGAGGAGTTCGAGCGTGTGAAGGGGGCGGTGGAGGACTTCGTTCTCCGTAAAAAGAAGGGTCCGCTCGTGACGTTCCTGACCTACTACGGTATAAAAGCCCTGGGAAACATTGAAGCAGTTAGAGAACTCACCGAGCCCATCGTGGAGTACGAGGAGGAGTGCTACTCGGTGTTCACCCCAAGCTGGCTGGTCAGGAAGAGGGAGAGGGAGCGCCTCCAAAGGCGCCTTCAGCTTGTTAAATCTGCCATCGAAAAGATTGAAGAGTATATGGGGGGTAAAAGATGAACGCGGAGTCCTACGCAACCCTCTGTGATGAAGTCGTCTCGGTTGTTTCGAAGGTTTACATCGGCAACGAGGAGGTTGTGAGGAAAACGCTGGCGGCAGCCCTCGTAAATGGAAACGTACTCTTTGAAGACCATCCGGGTCTGGGGAAAACCCTACTTGCTAAGGCCTTCGGCCGCGCCCTCGGCCTGGAGTACCGCAGGGTTCAGTTCACGCCCGACCTGCTGCCGAGCGATATCATAGGGACCAAAGTCTGGAGGCAGAACCTTGGAACGTTTGAGCTCATTAAAGGCCCAATCTTCACCCACGTTCTCCTGGCGGACGAGATCAACCGCGCTCCACCAAAGACCCAGTCCGCGCTACTCGAGGCGATGGAGGAACGCCAAGTGACCATAGAGGGCGACACCATGAAGCTTGAGATGCCTTTCTTCGTGATAGCCACCCAGAATCCCATCGAGTACGAGGGAACCTATCCCCTCCCGGAGGCCCAGCTCGACAGATTCCTCCTCAGAATGAGCGTGGGTTATCCTAAGAGCCTGGATGACGAAGTTGGAATCCTCAAGGCAAGGATATCATGGGGCAAGGACGACCCAACCGCTGACATGGAGCCGGTCATGGACAGGGGCACGTTCCTGGAGATGCAGGCGTTCGTTGAGCACGAGGTGTTCATACACGACGAGGTTCTCAAATACATCGCGGGAATCGTCAGGGAGGTCAGAAAGGACGAAAGGGTTGAGGCGGGCCCGAGTCCCAGAGGCGCTCTGGCGCTGCTGAAGGTTTCCAAGGCGAACGCCATGATGAACGGCAGGGATTTCGTTGTTCCAGATGATGTCAAGAGATACGTCATAGATGCACTGGCCCACAGAATCGTTCTCGGGGCTGAGTACGCCTTTGAGGGAGTGAGCGGTCGGGAGGTCGTCGAGGCGGCGGTTAAGAGGGTTCCGGTTCCCAAAGAGTTCGAGCGTGAGGAGTAATGACCGCAGCCCGCTCCTTCATCTCCACCGCCCTCTGGTTCATCGCAGCCGGGATAATCTTCTCCATGCCGGGACTGGCGTACCTGGCGATAATTCCCATGACGGTGCTGGCGGTGGGGCTTTTGGTGGATCCCCCGGAGGGGATATCGGTTGAGAGGAAGCTCGTCAAAACGAACCTTCGGGTGGGGGAAGAACTGAGGGTCAGCGTGCGTCTCAAGGTCAGGCACGGCCTCGGCTTCGTGGTGATAAGGGACGCCCTCCCGGAGGAGTTCTCGCTGGTGGATGGGAGCAACGTCCGGGCGTTTTTCAAGGGGCCCAGGGAACTGGTGGTGGAGTACGAGTACGTCATCAAACCCGCGAAGAGGGGCAGGTACCGCATCGGCCGCAGTGAGGTGCTGGGCTACCACGTCTTTGGGCTCAAACCGAGCAGGTGGGGCGTTTTTGGTGAAGAAACCTACCTATCGGTGCTGCCGCGCGTAAGCCTTCCGAAGAGGACCAGAACGCCCGTTACAAAGTCCCAGATTCCCATCCCCGTGACGAGCGTCTCCATCAGGGGCGTGGCCTCCACGGACTTCAGGGAGATAAGGGAGTACCGCGCGGGCGACCCCGTCCGCTTCATAAACTGGAAGGCGTCCGCCAGGAAGGGTGAGGTTCTGGTAAACGAGTTCGAGAAGGAGGGCAAAAAAACGGTGCTTTTCATCATAGACGCAACGGGCTCCAAAGTTGGCTCCTCCGTGGAAAACCCCCTGGAATACAGCATCCAGCTCGTCTCTTCCCTGGCGTACTACTTCACAAAGAGGAACTACAACGTTGGCCTCTACGTAGTGGGCCACGGAAAGCTCATCCTTCCCGCCACCGGGTCAAAGCAGCTGTATATCCTGGTTAAAACGCTCCTGGAGCTTGAAGAGGTTGAGGTTGAAAAGGAGGACTTCGTTCGCGCCGTGGAAGGCCTCAAGCACGTGCTTATCCGCTACACACCCCTTGTGATTTACGTCTCAAACCTGCTCCCCGAAAGACTGGCTGAGATTAGGGAGGGCATAAGAAGGCTTCGTCCGATATACCGGGATAAACGGCTTCCAATGCTCGTGTTCGATGTATCCACGTACTCGCTTTTGGAGAGGGACGTCAGCTCGCTGATACTGCTGGAGAAGCGGGCCCTCCGGCACGACCTTCTAAGGGCGGGGGTGTACTCAATCCTCTGGGACCCGACCAGGGAAGACGTGACCTCCGTCGTTACAAAAACAGTGAGGCTGATAAGATGAGAACTGATCACGTCCTGACCGCACTGAGGCTGGCAGTTTTGGTGCCAATGATACTCATAGTTTCCGACATGCTGGCCTCGATAGCCCCCCTGACGGCGTTTCTTGGTGGACTCGGAATCGCAGCTCCAGAAACGCTGATCCGCCTCGGCGTGGCCGCGTTGGTGGGGTTTATAGTTCTCAACGGTGAGTCTCCCGGATGGCTGATATCCCTCGCCTACTTCGCGAACATGCTGTACCTGATAATGAGGGTCTCCCCCCTGGTCGAAATAGCTTTCCCGACCCTGTACCCACCTCTGATGGATGCGTTGGAGAAAAACGTGCTGCTCCCAACTTCACGGGCGTTCTTCTACATCCCCGTCCTCGTCATTGCCTCGATAGTTGATGACTACATCGGGGAGCTGATTGAGAAGGAGAGGATTATGAGTGAGTGGGAAATTCCCGATGGGGACGTTGCGGGCGTCGTTTACCCCTCTCTCCTGGTGATGGCCGTGGCAACGGTAACATCCGCCCTGGTGTTCCTGTGGGCGATTGATTACCTCACAGGGAGAGGGGTGGATTTTGGGGAGCTGTACTACCTGGCCCCTCCGCTTCTCCTGCTCGCGCTTGGGGTGTCGTTCAGCATGGGCATCTTCGGACGTGGGAAGGCCAGGCGCAACGTGCTTGTAATCAAAGCCAGAATACCGGTGGGCAGGAGCTATTCGTGGGAAATCGAGGGAGAAGAGAACCTCGTCGTGACCGTGCTGACCAGAGGTGGTGAAATGCGGGAACGAGAGGTGAGGATAGAAACGGAGGTCAAAGAACCGCTGAAGAGGGTGATCCTTTACGTTAAGACCTTGGGGGCGGGAGAGGGGGAGGATTCCACAAAGAGGGTGCCGGTTAGGAAGGTTAAGGAGAGCACCGACGGGGATACGGGGTTTCTGCTGTACACCAACATGTGGCCCGTTGAGTTCTGAGCGCCGAAAATCTTTTGTTTGAAAATATATCCATATTTCTGGTGGTATCATGCACGAACTCTACACAGTTCTTGCAGAGTACTACGATGCGATTTACAGGCGGAGGGTCGAGCGAATTGGGAAAGAGATAGACTTCGTGGAGGGGCTCTTCGAGAATGAAGCCGAGCGAGAGGTACGGAAAATCTTGGACCTTGCCTGCGGAACAGGAATTCCAACGCTCGAACTCGCGAGGAGGGGATACAAGGTTACCGGCCTCGACCTCCACGGGGAGATGCTGACCGTCGCGAGAAGAAAGGCCGAAGGGGAAGGACTGAAAATAGAATTCATTCGAGGAGACGCGCTCGAAATTGATTTTGAGGAGAAATTTGACGCCGTGACGATGTTCTTCTCGTCCATTATGTACTTCGATGATTCTGCAATTCAGCAATTGTTTAATTCTGTAAAACGGGCGCTGAAACCGGGCGGAATTTTCATCGCCGACTTCCCGTGCTGGTACTACGGCGGAAGGGACGGCCCGATAGTGTGGGACGAGCGGAAGGGCGACGAGCGGTTAATCATGACCGACTGGCGCGAGGTGGAGCCGGCGACACAAAAGCTCCACTTCAAGAGGCTCGTGCAGATAGTGAGGCCCGACGGGAGCGTTATGGCCTTCATGGTGGACGACGAGCTCAACATTTACACACCAAGGGAGATGAGGCTCTTGGCCGAGAAGCACTTCAGGCGGGTCAAAATCTACGGGGACCTCCACGAGCTGAGGCCCAACGACAGGAGGTACTGGCTTGTGGCGGTGAAGTAACCCCAAACTTTTTAAACCTCAGGCTCATTTCTATACCCTGGTGGTGCCTATCGTCCACCGTAACGCTGATTTCAACCTTTGAATCCCATGCGTTCCGCGCTTCTTGGTTAGCCCGTACTCCGGCACCACCGGCGTTGCTAAGATTTTTAAGCCGCCCTTCTGAGGGTAACCCATCTTCAAAAAACCGAAAAGGTGATGCCCATGCTTCCTAAGACCTACGACCCGAACGAGATTGAACCGAAGTGGCAGAAGTTCTGGCTGGATGAGAAAATCTACAAGTACGAGCTCGACGAGAAGAGGCCGAGCTACGCGATTGACACTCCGCCCCCGTTCACTAGCGGAACCCTCCACCTCGGTCACGTGCTCAGCCACACCTGGATCGACATCATAGCGCGCTATAAGAGAATGACCGGCTACAACGTGCTCTTCCCGCAGGGCTTCGACAACCACGGTCTCCCGACCGAGCTCAAGGTGGAAAAGGAGTTCGGAATAAGCAAAGACCAGCCCGAGCTCTTCCTCAAGAAGTGCGTTGAGTGGACCTGGCAGGCCATCGAGGCCATGCGCAACCAGTTCATTAGGATAGGATACTCCGCCGACTGGGACCTGGAGTACCACACGATGGATGAGTGGTACAGGGCCGCCGTTCAGAAGTCCCTCCTTGAGTTCTACGAGAAAGGTATGCTCTACCGCGACAAGCACCCGGTCTACTGGTGCCCGCGCTGCAGGACGAGTCTAGCTAAAGCCGAGGTCGGCTACGTCGAGGAGGATGGTTATCTTTACTACATCAAGCTCCCGCTCGCCGATGGAAGCGGCTACGTCCCCATAGCCACCACGAGGCCCGAGCTTATGCCCGCCTGTGTTGCCGTCTTCGTCCACCCGGAGGACGAGCGCTACAAGGACGTTGTGGGCAAGAAGGTGAAGCTCCCGATATTCGAGAGGGAAGTGCCAGTTATAGCCGATGAGGACGTTGACCCCGAATTCGGAACCGGTGCGGTCTACAACTGTACCTACGGCGACGAGCAGGATGTCGTCTGGCAGAAGCGCTACAACCTGCCGGTTATCATAGCGATCAACGAGGACGGCACCATGAACGAGAACGCCGGACCTTACGCCGGCCTCAAGACCGAGGAGGCGAGAGAGAAGATAGCGGAGGACCTCGAGAAGATGGGCCTCCTCTACGACAGAAA encodes the following:
- a CDS encoding transglutaminase domain-containing protein — encoded protein: MRKYISSALILLLTLLLIASINQIPTRLYGTPERISAGNGSGIAGVENLLGVSTPEQSTEKSAMKNGTLDLSRFYPWLNGSSRGASPRNVSFNLSNEYNNMSYPFNSSGTGILTEPESIDLRRNSFCRGDTKRIVMTVSGAAHTAYLRGGVYATYLNGTWYRLNETPVTENRGVLPLPTVEHTKVSDNITVVLASPIITGNLLTALYTEEVSAPGDLRYYPESHLFGTSGVVWNYSFKTVHYIFPDTALEGAKTTVSTQYLQTPNVSERVLELARNITEGIEGDYLKARAIESYLRTHYEFDMNAPPAPEGIDPLEWFLFHSKRGVCIDFNTAFVVLARLNGIPARLVTGYLIKETPAEQAVHPIQAHAWAEVPFEGIGWVTFDATAPAGGLLGQGNETAGVGESQKPENQSLPGPDFDILIKPDPVVTDVNRSFQVYVTVIPRGLGEVNGCKPELSVKISMDGLYSVSSTIAPNITKPFRMSGIPEPGTYHPTVKVTLSYCGTVSGTKSKTFTVIVRGGKFSLTAEPENLTLVTGELGRLKIYVTGDGYFGRVDLNVEYPGRYRLLKESGIPDFESDLLLTAPSRPGDYTVKITGTSGDTAVVLQVPLRVLGRTRTRITDYPVEILKNQPFWVNGTVTDENGGPVDGPVYVTLNESKASPGVVVGRGASVNGRFSIECSAPYDLPPGNYQIVAHFEGNDYYLPSNSDPGVIVRDRTAIQVEGQIVTKTGKFELGGKLVDSAGNGVPNATIGVSLDGTFHINVTTDSAGVFTVPLLLETPGEHHVLISYGGSRYYLGAEATVNITAVELNATVPDRWIIGWNVTINGSILGVDSGSVSLSTPMGRFTSVLKGGRFNFTVPVNVSPGIYNVFFAYEDVLLENIPVTIASPTNITVEFGEMREGENATIAVRLVDAFGNPVPGRIVTLNLFGNHSARTDMNGTARFTVRPSESGGHRASAVFEGDKFYLPSTAEFEVSVAGRPPYTLILTGLIMLPVGVLVYRRREDIAALKIGITSALRGLKKRRYSPILHPDRRPPVYGEGEKITVTSDVPVELFVDGKPAGTGNRFELVLPRGVHELLAKGERVKGWLKVWVVDYREEIMRLYDRCFLELARRKGLGGRDLAPEELAHRLRGEYDWNDLKTVTYLFEVARYSLYPVGMREFMEFYRSLSRLVGGDCYEKD
- a CDS encoding DUF58 domain-containing protein → MTAARSFISTALWFIAAGIIFSMPGLAYLAIIPMTVLAVGLLVDPPEGISVERKLVKTNLRVGEELRVSVRLKVRHGLGFVVIRDALPEEFSLVDGSNVRAFFKGPRELVVEYEYVIKPAKRGRYRIGRSEVLGYHVFGLKPSRWGVFGEETYLSVLPRVSLPKRTRTPVTKSQIPIPVTSVSIRGVASTDFREIREYRAGDPVRFINWKASARKGEVLVNEFEKEGKKTVLFIIDATGSKVGSSVENPLEYSIQLVSSLAYYFTKRNYNVGLYVVGHGKLILPATGSKQLYILVKTLLELEEVEVEKEDFVRAVEGLKHVLIRYTPLVIYVSNLLPERLAEIREGIRRLRPIYRDKRLPMLVFDVSTYSLLERDVSSLILLEKRALRHDLLRAGVYSILWDPTREDVTSVVTKTVRLIR
- a CDS encoding MoxR family ATPase; the encoded protein is MNAESYATLCDEVVSVVSKVYIGNEEVVRKTLAAALVNGNVLFEDHPGLGKTLLAKAFGRALGLEYRRVQFTPDLLPSDIIGTKVWRQNLGTFELIKGPIFTHVLLADEINRAPPKTQSALLEAMEERQVTIEGDTMKLEMPFFVIATQNPIEYEGTYPLPEAQLDRFLLRMSVGYPKSLDDEVGILKARISWGKDDPTADMEPVMDRGTFLEMQAFVEHEVFIHDEVLKYIAGIVREVRKDERVEAGPSPRGALALLKVSKANAMMNGRDFVVPDDVKRYVIDALAHRIVLGAEYAFEGVSGREVVEAAVKRVPVPKEFEREE